Proteins encoded by one window of Sulfurospirillum barnesii SES-3:
- a CDS encoding methyl-accepting chemotaxis protein, which yields MQRGLGVKIGLTLIPLLLVSFIVLQFFIVSEFRKSSQLQSETNLDLLSQSVFQTVRATMNLGDRELIEKSLHDAGQMKDIKELKIHQSQAVIDAFGINAKLSSDEAVVSIFKNPRSKNIELDDEKGHRLRLLKPLIAEQDCLACHPTSKVGDVLGVMDMTFSFETIDAYILQMSWKLLSIFALSLVLTAILIMWLLKRVVGNPLMLLRERVKDLSGGNGDLRARLNIQSKDEMGDIAHYINLFIEKIHSIILTSQGISQNVEHTGETLNENANSFSKSVIEQAHQIEMSFDLMKHIEQNLDESKRLALHTVEDNSASFNVLDTMSLSLNDVVQKINSASENEQEMAQQVQSVVSQTNQIKSILAMIKEIADQTNLLALNAAIEAARAGEHGRGFSVVADEVRKLAERTQKSLAEIDATISVIVQGVTQLSNHMENNAQNIHDISNSACKVEEETQETKKRTLESMEDAKKASQKVLEIAGLTTQMMEQMKKTLGLSHNNEKIAEELAQISQVMLKTSQALDDTLSSFKV from the coding sequence ATGCAAAGAGGGCTTGGTGTCAAAATAGGTTTAACGCTTATTCCTTTGTTGTTGGTAAGTTTTATTGTCTTACAATTTTTTATTGTCAGCGAATTTAGAAAGTCTTCGCAACTTCAAAGTGAGACGAACTTAGACCTTTTAAGTCAATCTGTTTTTCAAACAGTGCGTGCAACGATGAATTTGGGAGATAGAGAGCTGATTGAAAAGTCCTTGCATGATGCAGGGCAAATGAAAGATATTAAAGAGCTCAAAATCCACCAATCACAAGCGGTCATTGATGCTTTTGGGATCAATGCAAAACTTTCTAGTGATGAGGCCGTTGTTTCTATTTTTAAAAATCCTCGCTCTAAAAATATTGAGTTGGATGATGAAAAAGGGCATAGGTTGAGGCTTCTTAAGCCTTTAATTGCAGAACAAGATTGTCTTGCCTGTCATCCAACCTCAAAGGTGGGTGATGTTTTAGGTGTCATGGATATGACCTTCTCATTTGAGACGATTGATGCTTATATTTTGCAAATGAGTTGGAAATTGTTAAGCATTTTCGCACTTTCATTGGTCTTGACAGCTATTTTGATTATGTGGTTGCTTAAGCGTGTGGTTGGAAATCCTTTGATGCTTTTAAGAGAGCGTGTAAAAGATTTAAGTGGGGGGAATGGTGATTTAAGAGCACGTCTTAATATTCAAAGCAAAGATGAAATGGGAGATATTGCCCATTATATTAATCTTTTTATTGAAAAAATTCATTCCATTATTCTTACATCGCAAGGTATTTCTCAAAACGTCGAGCATACAGGTGAAACTCTCAATGAGAATGCCAACAGCTTTTCTAAAAGTGTGATAGAGCAAGCACATCAAATTGAGATGTCTTTTGATTTGATGAAGCACATTGAACAAAACCTTGATGAGTCAAAACGCTTAGCTTTGCATACGGTTGAAGATAACAGTGCTTCTTTTAATGTTTTAGATACCATGAGTCTTTCATTAAATGATGTGGTACAAAAAATTAATAGTGCCAGTGAAAATGAGCAAGAAATGGCGCAACAAGTGCAAAGCGTTGTTTCTCAAACCAATCAAATCAAATCTATTTTGGCGATGATTAAAGAGATCGCTGATCAAACCAATCTTTTAGCTTTAAATGCCGCCATTGAAGCAGCAAGGGCAGGAGAGCATGGACGTGGATTTTCTGTGGTAGCTGATGAAGTACGAAAATTGGCTGAGCGAACACAAAAATCATTGGCAGAGATAGATGCAACCATTAGTGTGATTGTTCAAGGTGTCACACAGCTAAGCAATCATATGGAAAATAATGCACAAAATATTCATGATATTTCAAACAGCGCATGCAAGGTAGAAGAAGAGACACAAGAGACGAAAAAACGTACCTTAGAGTCTATGGAAGATGCCAAAAAAGCGTCGCAAAAAGTGCTTGAAATTGCAGGTCTTACCACTCAAATGATGGAACAGATGAAGAAAACATTAGGACTCTCTCACAACAATGAAAAAATTGCTGAAGAGTTAGCTCAAATTTCTCAAGTGATGTTAAAAACCTCTCAAGCACTCGATGATACACTCTCCAGTTTTAAAGTCTAA
- a CDS encoding DsbA family protein: MKKQWIILTSLMVLVGLYFGGSYLYKNADHRVADEKTSALMRPHAFIIGNPDAKTTIVEFFDPACGTCKSFYPFVKEILKQHPEKLKLALRYAPFHKDSYYVVAMIEASRLQGKYLETLEIIYKYQEKWVSNHTPNIALIWAFLPEAGVDIERLKNDMKKPEIDAIIKQDIADTQTLGVRATPEFFVNGKPLITFGRKELQALIASEL, translated from the coding sequence ATGAAAAAACAATGGATAATTTTGACCTCACTGATGGTACTTGTGGGACTTTATTTTGGTGGAAGTTACCTTTATAAAAATGCAGACCATCGTGTTGCCGATGAAAAAACATCCGCCCTGATGCGCCCTCATGCCTTTATTATTGGAAACCCCGATGCAAAAACAACCATTGTTGAGTTTTTTGACCCAGCCTGTGGTACATGTAAAAGTTTTTACCCCTTTGTCAAAGAGATACTCAAACAACACCCAGAAAAATTAAAACTAGCCTTGCGCTATGCTCCCTTTCATAAAGATTCTTACTATGTTGTTGCGATGATTGAAGCCTCACGTCTGCAAGGAAAATACCTTGAAACCCTTGAGATTATTTACAAATATCAAGAAAAATGGGTGAGCAATCACACCCCAAACATTGCGCTCATTTGGGCATTTTTGCCTGAGGCGGGTGTTGATATTGAAAGGCTTAAAAACGATATGAAAAAACCTGAAATAGACGCAATCATTAAGCAAGATATAGCCGATACACAAACGCTAGGGGTAAGAGCCACTCCTGAGTTTTTTGTCAATGGTAAGCCTTTGATTACCTTTGGAAGAAAAGAACTACAAGCCTTAATTGCATCAGAATTATAA
- a CDS encoding MalY/PatB family protein produces the protein MTNFDERVDRTKTPCEKWDKYKDKDVIPAWVADMDFKSPPCVMEALQKRVSEGVFGYTAIDDETYDAILAFIKCHYNWEIQKEWLVFTHGVVSSMNIACMAVEGESVMTTTPIYPHFIKAPKHAGREVIAIKMKEENKRWTLDFKAMEAHITPTCKLFMLCNPYNPAGTVFTCNELEQLGAFCLKHNLSICSDEIHADLILNDTAKHIPIASLSPSLQECTITLMAPSKTFNIAGLQASFAIIPNVKLRQKFKTIMGSMVGGVNLLGIVAMKAAYLDGDAWLRELRLYLAHNLQMVQAFVAKNPTLKLLDQEATFLAWIDASALHVNNPYEFFLSFGVGLSDGEAFGDKNFIRLNFGTQKDLLEEILRRMQKAMDSLKI, from the coding sequence ATGACTAACTTTGATGAACGTGTGGATAGAACAAAAACACCTTGCGAAAAATGGGATAAATACAAGGATAAAGATGTCATTCCTGCGTGGGTAGCAGATATGGATTTTAAATCGCCTCCGTGTGTGATGGAAGCCTTGCAAAAACGTGTAAGCGAAGGGGTTTTTGGTTATACCGCTATTGATGATGAAACCTATGATGCGATTCTTGCGTTTATTAAATGCCACTACAATTGGGAGATTCAAAAAGAGTGGTTGGTCTTTACGCACGGCGTGGTGAGCAGTATGAACATTGCGTGTATGGCGGTGGAAGGAGAAAGTGTTATGACAACAACGCCGATTTACCCCCATTTCATCAAAGCACCTAAACATGCAGGGCGTGAGGTGATTGCCATTAAAATGAAAGAAGAGAACAAGCGCTGGACGCTTGACTTTAAAGCGATGGAAGCGCACATAACGCCTACATGTAAACTCTTTATGCTTTGCAATCCTTACAATCCAGCAGGGACGGTTTTTACATGTAACGAGTTAGAGCAACTTGGAGCATTTTGTTTAAAGCATAACCTAAGTATCTGTTCGGATGAAATTCATGCCGATTTGATTCTCAATGATACGGCAAAACATATTCCTATTGCCTCACTTTCCCCATCACTTCAAGAGTGTACCATTACGCTCATGGCGCCGAGTAAAACCTTTAACATTGCAGGGCTTCAAGCCTCTTTTGCCATCATCCCCAATGTAAAACTGCGTCAAAAATTTAAAACAATCATGGGAAGTATGGTCGGAGGGGTTAACCTTTTAGGCATTGTTGCCATGAAAGCAGCCTACCTTGATGGGGATGCATGGTTGCGTGAACTTCGTCTTTATTTGGCACATAATCTTCAAATGGTACAAGCCTTTGTTGCCAAAAATCCAACACTGAAACTCTTAGATCAAGAAGCCACCTTTTTGGCATGGATAGATGCCTCTGCTTTACATGTAAACAATCCCTACGAATTTTTTCTCTCATTTGGTGTGGGATTAAGCGATGGGGAAGCTTTTGGTGACAAAAATTTTATACGCTTAAACTTTGGAACCCAAAAAGACCTCTTAGAAGAAATTTTAAGACGTATGCAAAAAGCAATGGATAGCTTAAAAATTTAA
- the purH gene encoding bifunctional phosphoribosylaminoimidazolecarboxamide formyltransferase/IMP cyclohydrolase, which yields MRALISVSDKTGIVEFAKELVGLGFEVISTGGTYKLLKEEGIKALEISEVTKFPEMFDGRVKTLNPMIHGGILHRRDLPLHVKVAKEHGIEGIDVVCVNLYPFKETIAKTDDFDEIIENIDIGGPAMVRSAAKNFNDVMIVTDVLDYDRVIDVLKSGSNTLEFRRSLMIKAYEHTAAYDSMIANYMNQRFNGGFGEKQFIVGTKAFDTRYGENPHQKGALYEFDYFFTNHFKTLKGEASFNNMTDINGAVKIAASFGDAPAVCIIKHANPCGFAIGENLLDSYVKALKCDPVSAYGGVVAINGTLDKALAEKINEIFVEVIIAANVDEEALAVFESKKRIKIFTQESKYLVLSEDAYDFKHVDGGFVFQQSDVVRDEEITQAKCLTTRQASKQEMSDLEIAYKVASLTKSNCVVYVKDSAMVAIGMGMTSRVDAAKAALRKAEDMGIDVSGAALASEAFFPFRDSIDAAAVAGVKAIIEPGGSIRDDEVIAAANAYGMALYFTGVRHFLH from the coding sequence GTGAGAGCGTTAATTAGTGTCAGTGATAAGACTGGGATTGTTGAGTTTGCAAAAGAATTGGTAGGGCTTGGTTTTGAGGTTATTTCCACAGGTGGAACGTATAAACTCTTAAAAGAAGAGGGCATTAAAGCCCTTGAAATTTCTGAAGTGACAAAATTTCCTGAGATGTTTGATGGTAGGGTTAAAACCCTTAATCCGATGATTCATGGTGGTATTTTACACCGTAGAGATTTGCCTTTACATGTAAAGGTTGCAAAAGAGCATGGCATTGAGGGTATTGATGTGGTGTGTGTCAATCTTTATCCGTTTAAAGAGACAATTGCCAAAACGGATGATTTTGATGAGATTATCGAAAATATCGACATCGGTGGTCCTGCAATGGTGCGAAGTGCGGCAAAAAACTTTAACGATGTCATGATTGTCACCGATGTTTTGGATTACGATAGGGTGATTGATGTTCTTAAATCTGGGAGCAATACACTCGAATTTAGACGCTCTTTAATGATTAAAGCGTATGAGCATACCGCAGCATACGATAGCATGATTGCTAACTATATGAACCAGCGTTTTAATGGTGGATTTGGTGAGAAACAGTTTATTGTAGGCACTAAAGCGTTTGATACCCGTTATGGCGAAAACCCTCATCAAAAAGGGGCATTGTATGAGTTTGACTACTTCTTTACCAACCATTTTAAAACCCTCAAAGGCGAGGCAAGTTTTAACAATATGACCGACATCAACGGTGCAGTTAAAATTGCTGCATCCTTTGGGGATGCGCCTGCGGTGTGTATTATTAAACATGCCAATCCGTGTGGATTTGCCATCGGTGAAAACCTTTTGGACAGTTATGTTAAAGCCTTAAAATGTGACCCTGTTTCAGCGTATGGTGGTGTGGTCGCCATTAATGGAACGCTAGATAAAGCCTTAGCAGAAAAAATCAATGAAATTTTTGTGGAAGTCATCATTGCGGCGAATGTCGATGAAGAGGCTTTGGCTGTTTTTGAAAGTAAAAAACGCATTAAAATCTTTACGCAAGAGAGCAAATATCTCGTATTGAGCGAAGATGCGTATGACTTTAAACATGTGGATGGTGGTTTTGTATTTCAGCAGAGCGATGTGGTACGTGATGAAGAAATAACACAAGCAAAATGTTTAACCACCCGTCAAGCCTCTAAGCAAGAAATGAGTGACCTTGAAATTGCTTATAAAGTGGCGAGCTTAACCAAATCAAACTGTGTGGTGTATGTCAAAGATAGCGCCATGGTTGCCATTGGCATGGGGATGACCAGTCGTGTGGATGCTGCAAAAGCAGCGCTTCGAAAAGCAGAAGATATGGGCATTGATGTGAGTGGCGCAGCACTAGCCAGTGAAGCGTTTTTCCCTTTCCGTGATAGCATTGATGCGGCAGCAGTTGCTGGGGTGAAAGCCATTATTGAGCCAGGTGGAAGCATTAGGGATGATGAAGTGATTGCTGCGGCGAATGCGTATGGCATGGCACTTTATTTCACGGGTGTTCGACACTTTTTACACTAA
- a CDS encoding disulfide oxidoreductase, translating into MTSLPSSSQKTWFILFASWLVAMISTLGSLFFSEVMFFPPCVMCWYQRIAMYPLALIFFVALFSSDKTVFKYAMPLVLTGLFFALYHNLLSWGILPEAAAPCTQGVSCTSEYINWFGFISIQFLSLSAFSMLFILLLCLKKKDTQ; encoded by the coding sequence ATGACCTCTTTACCCTCTTCTTCCCAAAAAACATGGTTCATCTTGTTTGCAAGTTGGCTTGTTGCCATGATTTCCACACTCGGAAGCCTTTTTTTTAGTGAAGTGATGTTTTTTCCACCTTGTGTGATGTGTTGGTACCAGCGTATCGCCATGTATCCACTAGCACTGATTTTCTTTGTGGCACTTTTTTCAAGTGATAAAACGGTGTTTAAATACGCCATGCCTTTAGTCCTTACAGGGCTCTTTTTTGCCCTCTATCACAACTTACTTTCATGGGGCATTCTTCCAGAAGCTGCCGCACCTTGTACGCAAGGTGTTTCATGCACGAGTGAATATATTAACTGGTTTGGATTTATCTCTATCCAATTTCTTTCTTTAAGTGCGTTTAGCATGCTTTTTATTCTCTTACTTTGTCTCAAAAAAAAGGATACACAATGA
- a CDS encoding acyl-CoA thioesterase — MLSTPFEKHTLSMSVLMTPDKANFVGNVHGGDLLKLMDQVAYACATRYCGSYVVTMSVDQVIFKHPVSVGSLLTFLASVNYTGTTSMEVGIKVISEDIKKGTAIHTNSCFFTMVAMGEDGKPTPVPTLQPETEIQKKRFKAAKKRREIRLHGCDCHE; from the coding sequence ATGCTTTCAACTCCTTTTGAAAAACATACACTTTCTATGTCTGTTCTTATGACCCCAGATAAAGCCAATTTTGTGGGCAATGTGCACGGTGGAGACCTGCTTAAACTGATGGATCAAGTTGCTTATGCGTGTGCAACACGTTATTGTGGCTCTTATGTGGTTACGATGTCAGTGGATCAAGTTATATTTAAACATCCTGTCTCCGTAGGCTCACTGCTGACGTTTTTAGCCAGTGTCAATTACACAGGAACGACGTCGATGGAAGTGGGTATTAAAGTCATTTCTGAAGATATTAAAAAAGGAACAGCGATACACACCAATAGCTGTTTTTTTACCATGGTGGCAATGGGTGAAGATGGAAAACCAACGCCTGTTCCAACACTCCAGCCTGAGACAGAGATTCAAAAAAAGCGTTTTAAAGCGGCTAAAAAACGAAGAGAAATCAGGCTTCATGGGTGTGATTGTCACGAATGA
- a CDS encoding metal-sulfur cluster assembly factor — translation MITEEEVYGAISTVIDPEVGFDIVSLGLIYGVKVNAQNNVHVTMTLSTKGCPLHELIQQWTKEAVLKIDGVESCEIEVVWEPAWNISMASERVKKELCG, via the coding sequence ATGATTACAGAAGAAGAGGTTTATGGAGCAATTTCAACAGTCATTGACCCAGAAGTTGGGTTTGATATTGTCTCTTTAGGGTTGATTTATGGGGTTAAAGTAAATGCACAAAACAATGTTCATGTGACCATGACCCTCTCCACAAAAGGATGTCCATTGCATGAGTTGATTCAGCAGTGGACGAAAGAGGCCGTTTTAAAAATTGATGGTGTTGAATCATGTGAGATTGAAGTGGTATGGGAGCCCGCTTGGAATATTAGCATGGCGAGTGAACGTGTCAAAAAGGAACTGTGTGGCTAA